The genomic window AGCTACATCGTTAATACTGGCCAGGGAAACGCATACCAGGGATTCTTCTGTCGCACCTGCCGTCAGGCGAGTGGTTGTCGACATCGGTAGCTCGCTGCCTTGTGACATAGATTGCCTCCGCCAAAATGGCGCCATGCTCAGATGAAATGATGCCGTCAGCATCGGTGAAAAACCATCAGACCCTTTCATCGTCGCCGCTGGCGCCATTTTTGACAAGACTCATACAGCCTATAATATTAGTTATACTTTTAAGCCAGACACACGTTCAAGTGCCCGCTTGATGATTAGCCCTTAGGCAGTTAACAACTTTTAATGAATTTATTCTAGAATACGAAATATTTCAGTATTGCCCGGCCGTCAGCGTTCAAAGGAAAAGTATGCAACCGCCCCCATTGCCCGACAATGAAGCACAACGCCTACAGGCATTACATCAGCTTCATGTGCTGGACACCCCGGCTAACGACGCCTTCGACCGCCTGACACAAATGGCGCGCGAGCTGTTCGAGGCCCCTATCGCCCTGATCTCTCTGGTAGATGACAGCCGCCAATGGTTTAAATCACACCCAGGGCTAGAAACCACCGAAACGTCGCGCCAGATATCTTTTTGTGCCCACGCCGTTGCCGCTAATCAGGCACTTATTGTTCATGATACGCGTGCAGATCCACGCTTTATTGATCACCCGCTGGTGGAGGCCTTCCCGAATATACGCTTCTACGCAGGCCACCCACTCAGGCCGAAAGACAACCTTCCGGTAGGTACGTTCTGTGTGATTGATAGTCAGCCGCGCACTTTTTCTGCCCGCGACCGACGTCTGCTGGAAAACCTCGCTGGCCAGGCCGAGGAACTGCTTCGCCAACATCAGCTAAGTAACGACCTGGCACGTATTGCCAACCGCTTTGAAGCACTGTTTTCCAGCAGTGCCGTCGGCAAGGTGCGCGTTGACCTTCAAGGCAAGATCATTGCCGTTAACAGTGCGGCACTTGATATGCTCGGCTACCGACAGGAAGACGTGGTAGGACACAATGTGGCCATGCTTACGCCGCCAGAAATTGCCCTTTACCATGACACCTTTATTGCCCAGTTTCTGGCAGGAGCAGCCCCCAAGGTGATAGGCAAAGGCCGTGAAGTCGAAGCGCTGCACAAGCAGGGGCATTGCGTCCCCGTTCACCTGGCTATCAATGCTATCCATGACGAACGAGGTGAAGTCGATGAGTTCCTCGGCGTCCTGACGGATTTGAGCGAGATTCACGCCACCCACCAAAAGATGCGTAAAGAACAGAGCCTACTGCGTATTCTGCATCAGGGGATTACCGACTATCAGGCGCTGATGTCCGGTGAGCAGCTATGGACCTTCCTGATGGAAGCTTTGCGCGAACTGACCGACAGCGACTACGCCCTGATTGGCGAAGTATTGCCCACCGAGACCACCAACGCGCTAAAGATACATGCCATTACCGACCTTTCCTGGAATGATCGCTCACGGGATCTGATGGTCAACCTGCGTACAGGTAATATGATGCTGACCAACCCGGACACCCTGCTCGGGCGGGTTTTTGCTTACGGCGAAGTGATCATGACCGATGATGTCAGCCATCACCCTCACAGCGGTGGCTTTCCCTCCGGGCACCCACTGCTGAGCAACTATCTGGGTGTGCCGATCACCAGCGGCGACAAACTGATAGGCATGTATGCAATATCCAATAGCCAGCAAACACTGGATCAGGAACTACTGCAATGGCTTCAGCCATTCACCGATACCTGCGCGCTGCTGATCAATCTTTATCGCCAGATGGCCGAACGTGAAACGGTAATGAACGAGCTGGCGCAAGCCAAGACACAAGCCGAAAAAGCTAACGCTGCCAAGAGTGAATTCCTGTCTTCAATGAGCCACGAGCTGCGTACGCCGCTGAACTCCATCCTGGGGTTTGCCCAGCTGCTTGCCAACGGCAAGCGTTATCCGCTAAGCGCAAAACAGTGCCGCCAGGTTAATCAGATTGAGAAAAGTGGCCAGCACTTGCTCAGCCTGATTAATGAGGTGCTGGATCTGGCTAAAATTGAAGCTGGGCACCTGCCGCTATCGCTGGAAACCTTATGCGCCGATAGCGTCATTAAGGATGCCTGCGATACGCTTGAAGCCAGCGCTGAAGCAGCGGGCATTACCTTAAACCACCCCCCTGTGCCAGAGCATTGGTGCATAAAAGCAGACTACACCCGTACCAAGCAGATCCTGCTCAATCTGGTGTCTAATGCGATTAAATATAATGTGGCGCAGGGGTCGGTGAGTGTTACCGCGCAGCGTCAGGACAACAGCCTGCGTATCAGTGTGGCCGATAGCGGCCCCGGCATTCCAGCAGACCGCCAGGGTGAACTGTTTGAGCCTTTTAACCGCCTGGACGCAGAGAACGGCGCTATCGAAGGAACCGGCATTGGCCTTGCGATTACCCGTGAACTGGTTCAGCGCATGGGCGGCGATATTGGCGTCGACAGTGAACCTGCAAAAGGCTCAACGTTCTGGTTTACTCTCCCACTGGCTGCACAAGCCCTGCCTGCGGTTCGGCCAGATCTACCGCGTGAGGAATCGCTGCCGAAGGCCAGCCGCCATTTGAACCTGCTGTATATCGAGGACAACCCGGCCAATCAGCGTCTGATGGAAGATATTATCGACGATATCGACAGCGTTGTGATGCAGATAGCCCCCAGCGCCGAAATTGGCCTGGACATGATGCGTAGCCGCCAGCCTGACCTTGTATTAATTGATATTCACTTGCCCGGCATGGACGGCTACCAGGCCCTCAATGCTATCCGCCATGACCCCAGACTATGTGATTTACCGATCATCGCACTGTCCGCCAACGCCATGCCCGGCGATGCAAAAAAAGGACGGCAGGCAGGCTTTAATGACTATCTCACCAAGCCACTGGAAATCACCAAACTGTTGGACATTTTTGAGCATTACACATTATCACTACCGCAAGGGAAGGCATCATGGACCTAGCCAACCAGCATCTTCTCATTGTCGACGATAACCCAGCCAACGTCGAAATGATGCTCGACCTTCTGGAAGATCAAGGGTTTACCCAGGTAGCAGGTCTCAGCGACTCTCGCGAGGTGCTCGGCTACTGCCAACAGAAACTGCCTGATTTACTGCTACTTGATATCCGCATGCCTCATCTTGATGGCTACGCAGTAATGGAACTACTCCACGAGCACTTTGCACAACACACGCCACCAGTGATTGTGTTGACCGCCCAGATTGACGATGCCACCCGCCAACGTGCCCTTGAAATGGGCGCACGCGACTTCCTCACCAAACCCTTTAAACATGATGAAGTACTCCAGCGCATCCGCACGACCCTGAACATCGAGCAGCGTTTCAAAGTGCGCGACCAGCAGGCCGATACGCTGGAACGCATGGTGGCAAGGCGCACCCGAGAACTCGACCACCAATCGCGCACCGACCCGGTCACTCAGCTGCCTAACCGGCGCGGACTTAATCAGATATTAAGAAAGGCAGCACTGGCCGCCAATGGAGTGGGGGTACTCTTTATTGCCATCGATGGGCTGGATGACATTGTGCGTCTGCACGGCTACCGGGTTGCCGAAAAATTATTGTCCCATCTGGGCAAGGTGCTTAACGGCTATTTGGATGAGCGTTACACGCTAGGGCTTTGGGGAGGCAATGAACTACTGGTCATCAGCTCAGCCCCACATCCAGAAGAACTCACTGCCACGGCGGAGAAGCTGCTCGACAGCCTTAGTGTCGATCAACAGCTTGATAAGCTACTACTCAATGTACACGCCCGTGTAGGTATCAGCTGGGCCGAAAGCACCTTTGATCCCGAGCGACTGGTGCATATGGCCGCAATCTCCTTGCCGCAAAACTATGCTCTGGCGATTCAGCATTACACCGCTGAGCTGGAGGAACAGCAACGCCACCGCCTGAATGTTCAACAGGCCCTGCGCGGCGCCTGCGAGCGGGGCGAAATGCTATTAGTCTACCAACCCAAGATAGGCCTTAAAAACCAGAATGTTATTGGTGCTGAAGCGCTACTGCGCTGGCATCATCCGGAGCTTGGCAATCTTTCACCGGGCCTTTTCATTCCCTTGGCTGAAGCCAGCGGTGATATTCTTGCCATCGGCGACTGGGTGATTGAAGAAGCCATTCAGCAGATCAGCGCTTGGCACAGGGATACACCTCAACATGCCAAAGCAACCTCTGGCTGGCTGAATGCTGACTTCCATATTGCCATCAATGTCGCGGCCCGCCAGCTAGGCCGTCGGGATTTCGCATTCAGATTGCTTCAGCGCCTGGAAGCCCATAACGTTCCCACTCGCCTGATCAGCATTGAAGTGACTGAATCCGGCTTGATGAGCGATATGAACAATGCACGCCACCAGCTTGCCCAACTGATACAGGCCGGCGTCAAGGTGGCGATTGATGATTTTGGCACCGGCCACTCATCACTCGCCTATCTGAAAACCCTGCC from Halomonas sp. CH40 includes these protein-coding regions:
- a CDS encoding ATP-binding protein, giving the protein MQPPPLPDNEAQRLQALHQLHVLDTPANDAFDRLTQMARELFEAPIALISLVDDSRQWFKSHPGLETTETSRQISFCAHAVAANQALIVHDTRADPRFIDHPLVEAFPNIRFYAGHPLRPKDNLPVGTFCVIDSQPRTFSARDRRLLENLAGQAEELLRQHQLSNDLARIANRFEALFSSSAVGKVRVDLQGKIIAVNSAALDMLGYRQEDVVGHNVAMLTPPEIALYHDTFIAQFLAGAAPKVIGKGREVEALHKQGHCVPVHLAINAIHDERGEVDEFLGVLTDLSEIHATHQKMRKEQSLLRILHQGITDYQALMSGEQLWTFLMEALRELTDSDYALIGEVLPTETTNALKIHAITDLSWNDRSRDLMVNLRTGNMMLTNPDTLLGRVFAYGEVIMTDDVSHHPHSGGFPSGHPLLSNYLGVPITSGDKLIGMYAISNSQQTLDQELLQWLQPFTDTCALLINLYRQMAERETVMNELAQAKTQAEKANAAKSEFLSSMSHELRTPLNSILGFAQLLANGKRYPLSAKQCRQVNQIEKSGQHLLSLINEVLDLAKIEAGHLPLSLETLCADSVIKDACDTLEASAEAAGITLNHPPVPEHWCIKADYTRTKQILLNLVSNAIKYNVAQGSVSVTAQRQDNSLRISVADSGPGIPADRQGELFEPFNRLDAENGAIEGTGIGLAITRELVQRMGGDIGVDSEPAKGSTFWFTLPLAAQALPAVRPDLPREESLPKASRHLNLLYIEDNPANQRLMEDIIDDIDSVVMQIAPSAEIGLDMMRSRQPDLVLIDIHLPGMDGYQALNAIRHDPRLCDLPIIALSANAMPGDAKKGRQAGFNDYLTKPLEITKLLDIFEHYTLSLPQGKASWT
- a CDS encoding EAL domain-containing protein; amino-acid sequence: MDLANQHLLIVDDNPANVEMMLDLLEDQGFTQVAGLSDSREVLGYCQQKLPDLLLLDIRMPHLDGYAVMELLHEHFAQHTPPVIVLTAQIDDATRQRALEMGARDFLTKPFKHDEVLQRIRTTLNIEQRFKVRDQQADTLERMVARRTRELDHQSRTDPVTQLPNRRGLNQILRKAALAANGVGVLFIAIDGLDDIVRLHGYRVAEKLLSHLGKVLNGYLDERYTLGLWGGNELLVISSAPHPEELTATAEKLLDSLSVDQQLDKLLLNVHARVGISWAESTFDPERLVHMAAISLPQNYALAIQHYTAELEEQQRHRLNVQQALRGACERGEMLLVYQPKIGLKNQNVIGAEALLRWHHPELGNLSPGLFIPLAEASGDILAIGDWVIEEAIQQISAWHRDTPQHAKATSGWLNADFHIAINVAARQLGRRDFAFRLLQRLEAHNVPTRLISIEVTESGLMSDMNNARHQLAQLIQAGVKVAIDDFGTGHSSLAYLKTLPISTLKIDRAFVMDLEQSPTDRHFSHTITQLAQGVGCDVVAEGIETAGQAHYLSAIGCEVGQGYYYSRPLPAVEFARWCAQWTPTITLNGDTLNGSRPD